One window of the Rufibacter radiotolerans genome contains the following:
- a CDS encoding lipopolysaccharide biosynthesis protein, which produces MDVIRKQGLLNTIISYAGMVIGYVNLVLLFPVLITDPNELGLTRFLVAVAAIYSQFAALGFTNISARYFPYFRNRDKEHNGFLFLMLIIPLAGFAVVTLLFVLLQPAVVDYFGKNSPLAVEYYYYIIPLSFFTLLFMLLDAYLRSLYKTVVQSFLKDFLERVLMLVSVVCYAWGWVDFKWFLVLFIGANSAISFISIVYLLWLRQFFVTPNRNMFQVVPMKEVVQYGLYSFLGNVSSSVISFIDQAMIAHYLGLDGVAYYTTGYFITSAIMVPSRGLNKIASPQVADYFKAGNFKALGRLYKNMTRVNMVVGFLLFLGIWCNVDNIFALMPKDFSQGRYVILFMGLSRLFDLATGINGMILLTSHKYRYDLYFNLLMMALVAYTNYLLIPDYGISGAAFASMVVFIIYNFFRVVLVARFFKMQPFGWDSLQIVVISIVAFGASWLLPQLPHLLLDIAVRSVLITAVYGGLLVAFKVSPEVNNGIRKTLVRFGLPDVKWL; this is translated from the coding sequence ATGGATGTCATCCGCAAGCAGGGTCTTCTGAATACCATCATTTCGTACGCCGGAATGGTGATTGGCTATGTAAACCTGGTGCTCCTGTTTCCGGTGCTCATCACAGACCCTAACGAGCTGGGTCTGACCCGTTTTCTGGTCGCCGTGGCAGCAATCTATTCGCAGTTTGCGGCCCTGGGTTTCACCAACATCAGCGCCCGTTATTTCCCCTATTTCCGAAACCGCGACAAAGAGCACAACGGCTTCCTTTTCCTGATGCTCATTATTCCGCTGGCGGGCTTTGCAGTAGTGACCCTGCTTTTTGTGCTCCTGCAGCCGGCGGTGGTAGACTATTTCGGAAAGAACTCGCCCCTGGCGGTGGAATACTATTACTACATCATCCCGCTCAGTTTCTTCACGCTGCTATTCATGCTCCTGGACGCCTACCTGCGGTCTCTCTACAAGACGGTGGTACAGTCTTTCCTGAAGGATTTTCTGGAGCGGGTACTCATGCTGGTGTCGGTGGTTTGCTACGCCTGGGGCTGGGTGGATTTCAAGTGGTTTCTGGTCCTCTTCATCGGGGCCAACTCGGCTATTTCGTTCATCAGTATTGTGTACCTGCTGTGGTTGCGGCAATTCTTTGTGACGCCTAACCGAAACATGTTCCAGGTGGTGCCCATGAAGGAGGTGGTGCAGTATGGCCTGTATTCTTTCCTGGGGAATGTGTCTTCGTCGGTGATCAGTTTTATAGACCAGGCCATGATTGCGCATTACCTGGGCCTGGACGGCGTGGCTTATTACACCACCGGCTACTTTATCACCTCGGCCATTATGGTGCCCTCCAGGGGCTTGAACAAGATTGCCTCGCCGCAGGTTGCGGATTATTTCAAGGCCGGTAATTTTAAGGCTTTGGGCCGGTTGTACAAGAACATGACCCGCGTGAACATGGTGGTGGGCTTTCTGCTGTTTCTGGGCATCTGGTGCAACGTGGACAATATATTCGCGCTCATGCCCAAAGACTTCAGCCAGGGCCGCTATGTGATTTTGTTCATGGGGCTATCCCGGCTCTTTGACTTGGCCACAGGGATCAATGGCATGATTCTGCTCACCTCCCACAAATACCGCTACGACCTTTACTTCAACTTATTAATGATGGCTCTGGTGGCCTATACCAATTACCTGCTCATCCCGGATTACGGCATCAGCGGCGCGGCCTTCGCCTCTATGGTGGTCTTCATCATTTACAACTTTTTCCGGGTGGTGCTGGTGGCCAGGTTCTTCAAGATGCAGCCCTTCGGCTGGGACTCCCTACAGATAGTGGTGATTTCTATAGTAGCCTTTGGCGCCTCTTGGTTACTGCCCCAATTGCCGCACCTGCTGCTGGATATTGCGGTAAGGTCGGTATTGATTACTGCAGTTTATGGGGGCTTGTTGGTGGCGTTCAAAGTGTCGCCGGAGGTGAATAACGGCATCAGGAAAACCCTGGTGCGGTTTGGCCTGCCTGATGTAAAATGGCTGTAG
- a CDS encoding sensor histidine kinase produces the protein MKELKITCQQQLENLQQEFDEFAYIVSHDLKGPLRAISNLSGWISEDLGEDLDQDIKHNIELLQNRTERLERMINALLIYSRIARFEMDLKEVNVRELVQGIAAGLQKDKPFTLTVTDLPVLNTYVKKLETVFTHLLQNAVRFNDHAQPQVWVEAQRQKEFVIFTVRDNGIGISEDALEKIFKIFYTVQPKDHQENLGVGLSVTKKILQVIGGTIAVQSEKDKGTVVTVTWPLLPPNGKPSKNKL, from the coding sequence ATGAAAGAACTTAAAATTACCTGCCAGCAGCAACTGGAGAACCTTCAGCAGGAGTTTGATGAGTTCGCCTACATAGTATCCCATGACCTGAAAGGTCCCCTACGCGCTATCAGCAACCTTTCTGGCTGGATCAGTGAAGACCTGGGCGAGGACCTGGACCAAGATATCAAACATAACATTGAGCTTCTGCAGAACCGCACCGAGCGCCTGGAGCGTATGATCAACGCCTTATTGATTTACTCCAGGATTGCACGCTTTGAGATGGACCTGAAAGAAGTAAACGTAAGGGAGCTGGTACAGGGCATAGCCGCCGGTTTACAGAAAGACAAGCCCTTTACGCTTACTGTAACGGATTTGCCTGTCCTGAACACTTATGTCAAAAAACTGGAGACGGTTTTCACCCATCTGCTGCAGAATGCCGTACGGTTCAATGACCACGCCCAACCCCAGGTGTGGGTAGAAGCGCAGCGCCAGAAGGAATTTGTCATCTTCACCGTTAGAGACAACGGCATTGGCATTTCTGAAGATGCGCTGGAGAAGATCTTCAAGATATTTTATACAGTGCAGCCCAAAGACCATCAGGAAAATTTAGGCGTAGGGTTATCCGTTACTAAAAAGATTCTTCAGGTGATAGGCGGGACTATTGCGGTGCAGTCTGAAAAAGACAAAGGCACCGTGGTTACCGTCACCTGGCCATTACTCCCCCCAAATGGCAAGCCTTCAAAAAATAAATTATAA
- a CDS encoding response regulator has translation MEEKAVNILLVEDDEVDIMNVQRAFKKNNINNPLHIANNGLEALEMLRSGAIPMPPIIILDINMPKMNGIEFLQEIRKDPVLNRISVFVMTTSNEDSDKIKAYNLNVAGYILKPLSFEKFVAAVATLDRYWKLCERP, from the coding sequence ATGGAAGAAAAAGCAGTAAATATCTTGTTGGTAGAAGATGACGAAGTTGACATTATGAATGTGCAGCGGGCCTTCAAGAAAAATAATATAAACAACCCTTTGCACATTGCCAACAACGGCCTGGAAGCCCTGGAAATGCTTCGTTCCGGCGCCATCCCTATGCCGCCAATCATCATTCTGGACATTAACATGCCCAAGATGAACGGCATAGAGTTTCTGCAGGAAATAAGAAAAGACCCGGTGCTCAACCGCATTAGTGTGTTTGTGATGACCACCTCCAATGAAGACAGTGACAAAATAAAAGCCTACAACCTCAACGTAGCCGGCTATATTTTGAAACCACTCTCGTTTGAGAAATTTGTGGCGGCGGTGGCCACCCTTGACCGGTATTGGAAACTGTGCGAAAGGCCGTAA
- a CDS encoding response regulator — MEPAVKLLIVDDDEVDRMIIKRSLRTAQVAAEIYTATLGSEALEALGQTTFDFIFIDFMLPDMNGLELLQKIRENGITTPVQVVTSQGDERIAVEAMKTGASDYLPKTLLTPEGISQSIRSAIRLHKIEQERLHTQDQLIRTQKQLDTVINGAPIILWAVDKEGFFTMARGKGLALIDRQEQQAVGTSLFEAYSEFPPILTCARRTLQGHQSTCTVNIRGTWFDCLFLPQLNANKEVTGMIGVSYDITPRIEIEEELKKAKDEALTMAQIKEQFLANMSHEIRTPMNGIVGLTEVLAKTPLTTTQKDYLQGIQTSANSLMVIINDLLDFSKIEAGKITFEVIPFELKPLLKQLLTILEIQAKDHKNTIKLLFDEEIPPFLGGDPFRLSQILNNLLGNAIKFTENGIIRLHVEVIAQQEDLLQIEFTVQDTGIGIPKDKLDTIFEKFTQGSSDTTRRFGGTGLGLSIAKELIEVQGGHITVASEIGKGSTFRFVLPFRKTAHKPESHLGSHPHQLQTHLKHARVLLAEDNKVNQMLVNQVLQEQHIQVTHAENGLQVLELLRQNPYDLILMDMQMPVMDGYETMQYIRVQMPAQSKIPIIALTAHASPGQVKKCLSAGADAYVSKPFKAEELLRKISALLGAKKPENQPSPLVHAQEEELQVDLSYLQDFANGNRDFMMDILTLFMNQTPGLIQELARAIGLSNWAETRTIAHKIKPSLSLVGIKQLEELNATIEQSALNQTNLEQLPALVQKMTTLFHQSVIALKEEVNTLKKKKATKG, encoded by the coding sequence ATGGAGCCAGCCGTAAAACTGCTTATTGTAGATGACGATGAGGTAGACCGCATGATTATTAAGCGGTCCTTGCGCACAGCCCAGGTAGCCGCTGAAATCTACACCGCCACCCTGGGCTCCGAAGCCTTGGAAGCCTTGGGGCAAACCACCTTTGACTTCATTTTCATTGACTTCATGCTCCCAGACATGAACGGGCTGGAGCTGCTTCAGAAAATAAGGGAGAACGGCATCACTACCCCGGTGCAGGTGGTGACCTCCCAGGGCGATGAGCGTATTGCCGTGGAGGCGATGAAAACAGGCGCCTCAGATTACTTGCCTAAAACCCTGCTCACCCCGGAAGGTATCTCCCAGAGCATCAGGAGCGCTATTAGGCTGCATAAAATTGAGCAGGAGCGGCTCCATACCCAGGACCAACTTATCAGGACCCAGAAACAGCTGGACACAGTAATCAACGGTGCTCCCATTATTCTGTGGGCTGTTGACAAGGAAGGTTTTTTTACCATGGCCAGAGGCAAAGGCCTGGCCTTGATTGACCGCCAGGAACAGCAGGCCGTGGGCACCTCTTTGTTTGAGGCCTACAGTGAGTTCCCTCCTATTCTTACCTGCGCCCGCCGCACCCTGCAGGGCCATCAGTCTACCTGCACCGTCAACATCAGGGGTACCTGGTTTGACTGCCTTTTTCTTCCCCAGCTAAACGCGAACAAGGAAGTGACAGGCATGATTGGCGTGAGCTATGACATTACGCCACGCATTGAGATTGAGGAAGAACTGAAGAAGGCCAAAGACGAGGCCCTGACCATGGCCCAGATCAAGGAGCAGTTCCTGGCCAACATGAGCCATGAGATCAGGACTCCCATGAACGGGATTGTGGGCCTTACCGAGGTTCTGGCCAAAACTCCTTTGACTACTACCCAGAAAGATTACCTGCAAGGCATCCAGACCTCGGCCAACAGCCTAATGGTGATCATAAATGACCTTCTGGACTTTTCAAAAATTGAAGCTGGCAAGATCACGTTTGAAGTCATTCCGTTTGAGTTAAAGCCCCTCCTGAAACAGCTGCTCACTATTCTGGAGATACAGGCCAAAGACCATAAGAACACCATTAAACTCTTATTTGACGAGGAAATCCCGCCATTTCTGGGGGGTGACCCCTTCCGGCTGAGCCAGATTCTGAACAATCTGCTGGGCAATGCCATCAAATTCACCGAGAATGGGATCATCAGGCTCCACGTGGAGGTAATAGCCCAGCAGGAGGACTTGCTCCAGATAGAGTTCACGGTGCAGGACACGGGCATTGGCATCCCGAAAGACAAACTGGATACCATTTTTGAGAAATTCACGCAGGGCAGCAGCGACACCACCCGGCGGTTTGGCGGAACGGGCCTGGGGCTTTCCATTGCCAAGGAACTGATTGAGGTACAGGGCGGCCATATTACCGTGGCCAGCGAAATTGGGAAAGGCAGTACGTTCCGGTTTGTGCTTCCTTTCAGAAAAACGGCCCATAAACCCGAATCCCACCTTGGTAGTCACCCGCACCAATTACAGACCCACCTGAAGCATGCCCGCGTGCTGCTGGCGGAAGACAACAAGGTAAACCAGATGCTGGTGAACCAGGTCTTACAAGAACAACATATACAGGTAACCCACGCAGAAAATGGCCTACAGGTACTGGAACTGCTCCGCCAGAACCCGTATGACCTCATCTTGATGGACATGCAGATGCCGGTGATGGATGGCTATGAAACCATGCAGTACATCAGGGTGCAGATGCCGGCGCAAAGCAAGATTCCTATCATCGCGCTTACCGCCCATGCCTCGCCGGGTCAGGTAAAGAAATGCCTGTCGGCGGGCGCCGATGCCTATGTATCTAAGCCATTTAAAGCGGAGGAGTTGCTGCGGAAAATCTCGGCCTTGTTGGGTGCCAAAAAACCGGAGAATCAGCCAAGTCCTTTGGTTCATGCCCAGGAAGAGGAGCTGCAGGTAGACCTTTCCTACTTACAGGATTTCGCCAATGGCAACCGTGATTTCATGATGGATATTCTTACGCTCTTCATGAACCAGACCCCCGGCCTCATTCAGGAGCTTGCCCGCGCCATTGGCCTTTCCAACTGGGCAGAAACCAGAACCATCGCGCATAAAATAAAGCCCTCACTCTCTTTGGTAGGTATTAAACAGCTGGAAGAGCTAAATGCCACCATTGAACAGTCTGCACTTAACCAAACCAACCTGGAGCAACTGCCAGCCTTAGTGCAAAAGATGACCACACTGTTCCACCAGTCGGTTATTGCCCTGAAAGAAGAGGTGAATACACTTAAGAAGAAGAAAGCCACCAAGGGGTAA
- a CDS encoding polysaccharide deacetylase family protein, whose product MNSIFDYVLFHFHKLYHLPSALEVSYGLDGKSRVQITPTQSTFFERQQPHPVQVVWKEWHGHKLPLFFDEATEQPWFTQDDDGNIILQYDLVASAFYLLSGWQEYYGKDRDPLGRFPYRASQQSRHRMLTKPLVNYYFEVLREAVAKAYGQPLAPRLWDGKPFATCLTHDIDFCQSAWKVAGKPALQKGNLKLFLQLALQKFTGKDAWFNLPEVEKELKKLNALGTFYFLPETAPYEGHPNADYDVASPALQKEISRLAAAGHEIGLHGSHGSGLKARQLRTEKEKLPASVAGNRFHYLRFDPVKSPALLEELGFAYDSSLGFPERFGFRNSYCHPFRLFNFKERQMTSVWELPLNLMDVTLNHPNYLQLSPAEVLPALMPMLEEIVKFHGVFTLLWHNENFSSYGMEAGLQLFREITEYVQEKDTSFFTAAQAVDQVQKI is encoded by the coding sequence GTGAATAGCATTTTTGATTACGTCCTTTTTCATTTCCACAAACTGTACCATTTGCCCTCTGCCCTGGAGGTAAGCTACGGACTAGATGGAAAAAGCCGGGTACAGATTACCCCCACCCAAAGCACCTTTTTTGAAAGACAGCAGCCGCACCCCGTGCAGGTGGTCTGGAAAGAATGGCACGGCCATAAGCTTCCCCTTTTCTTTGACGAGGCCACGGAACAGCCGTGGTTTACTCAGGACGATGACGGGAACATCATTCTCCAGTATGACTTGGTGGCCTCAGCTTTTTACCTTCTAAGCGGCTGGCAAGAATATTACGGCAAGGACCGCGACCCACTGGGCCGGTTCCCGTACCGGGCCTCGCAGCAGTCAAGGCACCGGATGTTGACCAAACCATTGGTGAACTACTATTTTGAGGTGCTGCGCGAAGCGGTGGCAAAGGCCTATGGGCAACCACTAGCGCCAAGGCTCTGGGACGGAAAACCCTTTGCCACCTGCCTCACCCATGACATTGACTTCTGCCAAAGCGCCTGGAAAGTAGCTGGCAAACCGGCCCTGCAAAAAGGCAACCTCAAGTTGTTCCTGCAATTGGCACTGCAGAAGTTTACGGGAAAAGACGCCTGGTTTAACCTGCCGGAGGTGGAAAAGGAACTGAAAAAACTCAACGCCCTGGGCACTTTCTATTTTCTTCCGGAAACCGCCCCTTATGAAGGCCACCCAAACGCCGATTATGACGTTGCTTCCCCTGCCCTACAAAAGGAAATCAGTCGGTTGGCTGCGGCCGGGCATGAGATAGGGTTGCACGGTAGCCACGGAAGCGGCCTTAAGGCGCGCCAACTTAGAACCGAAAAAGAGAAACTGCCCGCCTCCGTGGCAGGAAACCGGTTCCACTACCTGCGCTTTGACCCCGTAAAATCCCCTGCCCTATTGGAGGAACTGGGGTTTGCCTATGACAGCAGCCTGGGCTTTCCTGAGCGCTTTGGGTTTAGAAACAGCTATTGTCATCCGTTCAGGCTGTTCAATTTCAAGGAACGGCAAATGACCAGCGTCTGGGAACTGCCCTTGAATTTGATGGACGTCACCCTCAACCACCCCAATTACCTGCAGCTTTCCCCCGCAGAGGTGTTGCCAGCCCTCATGCCCATGCTGGAGGAGATTGTGAAGTTCCATGGGGTTTTCACGCTGCTCTGGCACAATGAAAATTTCAGCTCCTACGGCATGGAAGCTGGCCTGCAGCTCTTCCGGGAAATCACCGAATATGTGCAGGAGAAAGACACCTCTTTCTTTACCGCTGCCCAGGCCGTAGACCAGGTGCAAAAGATTTAG
- a CDS encoding glycosyltransferase family 4 protein produces MKAPEVPTPQHALLITYYWPPSGGAGVQRCLKFVKHLPEFGVQPTVLTVDDKQASYPILDTSLLAEVPKEVNVIRTSTREPFEFYKKLTGKQDIPFGGFANTGQESWKQKLFKFLRGNLFIPDPRIGWNRFALAAAKKAIQQQPVKAIITSSPPHSTQLIGLKLKKQLGVKWIADMRDPWTDIYYYQDLNHTALAQKLDAKYEREVLENADAVLVVSDDMKRLFLQKSPDLKPDKIHVIPNGYDEADFVHPSQPSSEEFVITYTGTLTEAYNVEAFFQALCATMTRNPLMRYKLRFVGKVSAEIRKQIEEAGLPLVTEYIDYVPHDESIKYLMSSTVLFMAIPDVANNFGILTGKLFEYLAANKPIICIGPIHGDVDKILDECGAGRVFHYSGYELILDYLMQMSKTWTINPNLDLPIINYTQYSRRSLTEQLSKLVLS; encoded by the coding sequence TTGAAAGCTCCTGAAGTACCTACGCCCCAACACGCTCTGCTTATCACTTATTACTGGCCGCCTTCGGGTGGGGCCGGCGTACAGCGCTGCCTCAAGTTTGTGAAGCACCTGCCCGAGTTTGGGGTGCAGCCCACCGTGCTTACCGTAGATGATAAGCAGGCCTCCTACCCTATCCTTGATACCTCCCTGCTAGCTGAGGTTCCTAAGGAGGTGAACGTCATCAGGACCTCCACCCGTGAGCCCTTTGAGTTTTACAAGAAACTGACCGGTAAGCAGGATATTCCGTTCGGTGGCTTTGCTAACACCGGCCAGGAGAGCTGGAAACAGAAGCTGTTCAAATTCCTGAGGGGCAATCTTTTCATCCCAGACCCGCGGATAGGCTGGAACCGGTTTGCGTTGGCCGCTGCCAAGAAAGCCATTCAGCAACAACCCGTAAAAGCGATTATTACCTCCAGCCCGCCCCACTCCACGCAGCTCATCGGGCTGAAGCTCAAAAAGCAACTGGGTGTGAAATGGATTGCCGACATGCGCGACCCCTGGACTGACATCTATTATTACCAAGACCTGAACCACACCGCCCTGGCCCAAAAGCTGGATGCCAAATACGAGCGCGAGGTTCTGGAAAATGCAGATGCCGTGCTGGTGGTGAGCGATGACATGAAGCGCCTGTTCCTGCAAAAGTCCCCGGACCTGAAGCCAGATAAAATACACGTGATCCCCAACGGGTATGACGAGGCCGATTTCGTGCACCCGTCGCAGCCGTCTTCTGAGGAGTTTGTGATCACGTACACCGGCACGCTTACCGAGGCCTATAACGTGGAGGCGTTTTTCCAGGCACTCTGCGCAACCATGACCCGCAACCCCCTCATGCGCTACAAGTTGCGGTTTGTGGGCAAGGTGTCCGCGGAAATTAGAAAACAGATTGAGGAAGCAGGTTTGCCGCTGGTCACTGAATACATTGACTACGTGCCCCATGATGAATCCATTAAGTACCTCATGTCCAGCACGGTGCTGTTCATGGCGATACCGGATGTGGCCAATAACTTCGGGATTCTGACCGGAAAACTATTTGAGTACCTGGCGGCCAACAAGCCCATTATCTGCATTGGGCCCATCCACGGCGACGTGGACAAAATCCTGGATGAGTGCGGCGCCGGACGGGTTTTCCATTATTCTGGTTACGAGTTGATCTTGGATTATTTGATGCAGATGAGTAAAACCTGGACCATAAATCCTAACCTGGACCTGCCTATCATCAACTACACCCAATACTCGCGTAGATCGCTTACAGAGCAACTTTCCAAGCTGGTTCTGTCATAA
- a CDS encoding nucleoside deaminase, producing MADSTSSKETFMREAIRLSIERMKEGKGGPFGAVIVKDGQIIARGFNNVTSSNDPTAHAEVDAIRKACQALGTFQLTGCELYTSCEPCPMCLGAIYWARPDRVYYGNTKADAAAIGFDDAFIYEELELPLHARSLPMEQLLHEEALEGFKEWEKHEGRTEY from the coding sequence ATGGCTGACTCTACCTCCTCCAAAGAAACCTTCATGCGCGAAGCCATCCGGCTTTCTATAGAAAGAATGAAAGAGGGCAAAGGCGGCCCTTTTGGTGCTGTCATTGTGAAAGACGGCCAGATCATTGCCCGCGGCTTCAATAACGTTACCTCCAGCAATGACCCCACGGCACACGCCGAAGTGGATGCCATCCGGAAAGCCTGCCAAGCCTTGGGCACCTTCCAGCTGACCGGTTGCGAGCTCTACACCAGCTGCGAGCCCTGCCCCATGTGCCTGGGCGCCATCTACTGGGCCCGCCCCGACCGCGTCTACTATGGCAACACCAAAGCAGATGCCGCTGCAATCGGCTTTGATGACGCCTTCATCTACGAGGAACTGGAACTGCCCCTCCACGCCCGCTCCCTGCCCATGGAACAACTCCTGCACGAGGAAGCCTTAGAAGGTTTCAAAGAATGGGAAAAGCATGAAGGCAGAACTGAATACTAA
- a CDS encoding response regulator → MKNKEAHILLVEDDPLVVTNLLHAFEVLGIENPVHVAATGKEALNMVQGKGKAALSPTPKIILLDLGLPEMCGLRFLEELRKDEKLRPCCVFVITGPGTDQEILKAYDFNVAGFILKPVNNKSLQEMVATLQSYWDLIELPN, encoded by the coding sequence TTGAAAAACAAGGAAGCCCATATCTTATTGGTGGAAGATGACCCGCTGGTGGTGACTAACCTGCTGCATGCCTTTGAGGTGTTGGGGATTGAGAACCCCGTGCACGTGGCTGCCACCGGAAAAGAGGCCCTTAACATGGTGCAAGGCAAAGGAAAGGCCGCACTCTCCCCCACCCCAAAAATTATCTTGCTGGACCTTGGCCTTCCAGAGATGTGCGGGCTCCGTTTTCTAGAGGAACTCAGAAAAGATGAAAAGTTGCGCCCCTGCTGCGTGTTTGTGATTACGGGTCCGGGTACAGACCAAGAAATTTTAAAGGCCTATGATTTCAATGTGGCAGGCTTCATTTTAAAACCGGTAAACAATAAATCGCTTCAGGAGATGGTAGCTACGCTGCAGTCTTACTGGGATCTGATTGAACTACCAAATTAA
- the ffh gene encoding signal recognition particle protein translates to MFENLSTKLDRAFKTLKGQGSITEINVAQTIKEVRRALVDADVNYKVAKTVTDKIKDEAMGRDVLIAVSPGQLMVKIVHEELTELMGGEKKDINITGSPAIILIAGLQGSGKTTFTGKLANYLKKQGKGVLVAACDVYRPAAIDQLSVLAEQVGVEFFAERESKDPVSIARNAVEHAKKSGKKVVIIDTAGRLAVDEAMMKEIYDIKEAIKPTETLFVVDSMTGQDAVNTAKTFNERINFDGVVLTKLDGDSRGGAALSIRAVVEKPIKFISTGEKMEALDLFYPDRMAQRILGMGDVISLVERAQQTFDEDEAKRINKNIRKNQFNFDDFLSQLEQIKRMGDIKDLVGMIPGVSKMLKDVDIDESAFAPIEAIIKSMTKEERQNPDMISGSRRNRIAKGSGTTIQQVNNLMKQFNDMRKMMKSMNKMAGTKGGLAKLGSMMGRR, encoded by the coding sequence ATGTTTGAGAATTTAAGTACCAAGCTGGACCGCGCCTTCAAAACCCTGAAGGGCCAGGGCAGCATCACCGAAATCAACGTTGCCCAAACCATTAAAGAAGTTCGCCGTGCCTTAGTAGACGCCGACGTGAACTACAAGGTGGCTAAGACCGTGACCGATAAAATCAAGGACGAGGCCATGGGCCGCGACGTGCTGATTGCCGTGTCACCGGGCCAACTGATGGTGAAGATTGTACACGAAGAGCTCACCGAGTTGATGGGTGGTGAGAAAAAAGACATCAACATCACCGGTTCTCCGGCCATTATCCTGATTGCCGGTCTGCAGGGATCTGGTAAGACTACCTTCACGGGTAAACTAGCCAACTACCTTAAAAAACAAGGCAAAGGCGTTCTGGTAGCAGCCTGCGACGTGTACCGTCCGGCGGCTATTGACCAGCTGAGCGTGCTGGCCGAGCAGGTGGGCGTGGAGTTCTTCGCGGAGCGCGAGTCTAAGGACCCCGTTTCAATTGCCCGCAACGCCGTGGAGCACGCCAAGAAAAGCGGCAAGAAAGTAGTCATCATTGACACCGCCGGTCGTCTGGCCGTGGATGAGGCGATGATGAAGGAAATCTACGACATCAAGGAGGCCATCAAGCCGACAGAGACCTTGTTTGTGGTTGACTCCATGACAGGCCAGGATGCCGTGAACACCGCCAAGACCTTTAACGAGCGCATCAACTTTGATGGCGTGGTGTTGACCAAGCTGGATGGTGACTCAAGAGGTGGCGCGGCCCTTTCCATCAGAGCCGTGGTTGAGAAACCTATCAAGTTTATCTCTACCGGTGAGAAAATGGAGGCCCTTGACCTGTTCTATCCAGACCGGATGGCCCAGCGTATCTTGGGTATGGGTGACGTGATCTCGTTGGTAGAGCGTGCCCAGCAGACCTTTGACGAGGACGAAGCCAAGCGTATTAACAAGAACATCCGCAAGAACCAATTCAACTTTGACGACTTCCTGTCTCAGCTGGAGCAGATCAAGAGGATGGGGGATATCAAGGACCTGGTAGGCATGATACCCGGCGTTAGCAAGATGCTGAAAGACGTGGACATTGACGAAAGCGCGTTTGCCCCTATTGAGGCCATCATCAAATCCATGACCAAGGAAGAGCGCCAGAACCCGGATATGATCAGCGGCAGCCGCCGTAACCGTATCGCCAAGGGCTCGGGCACCACTATTCAGCAGGTGAATAACCTGATGAAGCAGTTCAATGACATGCGCAAGATGATGAAGAGCATGAACAAGATGGCGGGCACCAAAGGCGGTCTGGCCAAACTGGGCAGCATGATGGGACGCAGGTAA
- a CDS encoding DinB family protein, which produces MHPSLEPYYHQLEQQRQEFSAWVANSPTDKQEQSLGPGQWSAAQVLYHLAQVDQLVVGSLAKRIASEKPLRAYGWGTRFRGFLLNLFLKLPIKFKAPAAVQEVPDQVVVPQVIQQWQETREQLHRFLTAYQPEYLDKEVFFHPRSGMITLPQTLRFMVEHTEHHRRQMRRLLS; this is translated from the coding sequence ATGCATCCTTCACTGGAACCCTATTACCATCAATTAGAGCAGCAGCGGCAGGAATTCAGTGCCTGGGTGGCAAATTCCCCAACTGACAAACAGGAGCAATCTCTTGGTCCGGGTCAATGGTCGGCGGCGCAGGTCCTGTACCATCTGGCACAGGTAGACCAGCTGGTGGTAGGCTCTCTGGCCAAACGGATAGCCAGTGAAAAACCACTTCGGGCCTATGGCTGGGGCACCCGTTTCCGGGGTTTCCTTTTGAACCTATTTTTAAAGCTCCCCATCAAGTTCAAGGCACCCGCTGCGGTACAGGAAGTGCCAGACCAGGTAGTGGTGCCGCAGGTGATACAGCAATGGCAAGAGACCAGGGAACAGCTGCACCGTTTTCTCACAGCCTACCAGCCAGAATACCTTGACAAAGAAGTATTTTTTCACCCCCGATCCGGAATGATCACCCTACCCCAGACGCTTCGGTTTATGGTGGAGCACACAGAACACCACCGCCGGCAAATGCGCCGGCTTCTTTCTTAA